A stretch of Natronococcus sp. CG52 DNA encodes these proteins:
- a CDS encoding bifunctional metallophosphatase/5'-nucleotidase, producing the protein MSPDQSDCGRRTAVRPTRGEPAADRSQVYAIDDGELRARDPSEVDRDCGCGRTHTRRTFMGATAAGVAGLTLGSQVPSVAAEEPEGDTVTIVHDLHSHSEIGEPGEPNIARYQRVVQEQLADRDDAVFLANGDELGSSTISFFTEGAHKIDFMNDMNLTAAGVGNHDFDYGVDVAERRFRDSEFPWLNSALYTPDGELFPGTERYTTLEIGDLTVGLFNVVLRDFHGITDYPDEYEQRDPVETAREMTDLLREEEGADVVVCSSHTPHETHFELAEEVDGLDAIFGSHSHYTMDAAEIHEGTVISEVGYAYFHLGVMTLDADGDLVSWERIDLDGDVEPDPEFEERIEAQYDELEEELAEPVGETAVELTSSGAVNYARESRLGNLITDAMLDVHDEAEVSFQNAGGIRTNTTYGPGELTAGDVLSVLPFGNEVVVFEATGEEIRQVLENRVDVLPDNAFGAQQAQQVGGLQFEWSGHETDEIHDVYVDGDPLEPDETYVVSMTDYLKDVAGAYEPFRDAELIWDAGIVLGPAVMEYIEEHSPVEPTLENRILRVDEDVGSQREVARRRGRTMLRFDVPEGATEIADEETFYGLVWDDGFDPDPEYVEVDGDELWIGYDTDEFQRFLAETDAEEIRIFGGFSPDEEHYGYTGPDGNLLELPVAVAYDRFKLKATIDATSPSLRSD; encoded by the coding sequence ATGTCTCCCGACCAGTCAGACTGCGGACGGCGAACGGCCGTCCGACCGACGCGAGGCGAACCGGCGGCGGACCGAAGTCAGGTGTACGCGATCGACGACGGCGAACTTCGAGCCAGGGATCCGTCGGAGGTCGACCGGGACTGCGGCTGCGGACGGACGCACACGCGTCGAACGTTCATGGGTGCGACCGCAGCCGGCGTGGCGGGACTGACACTCGGTTCTCAGGTCCCCAGCGTCGCGGCCGAGGAACCGGAGGGTGACACCGTCACGATCGTCCACGACCTCCACTCGCACAGCGAGATCGGCGAACCCGGTGAGCCGAACATCGCGCGCTACCAGCGGGTCGTCCAGGAACAACTCGCGGACCGCGACGACGCGGTCTTCCTCGCGAACGGGGACGAACTCGGCTCGTCGACGATCTCCTTTTTCACCGAGGGGGCGCACAAGATCGACTTCATGAACGACATGAACCTCACCGCCGCGGGCGTCGGCAACCACGACTTCGACTACGGCGTCGACGTCGCCGAGCGGCGGTTCAGAGACAGCGAGTTCCCGTGGCTGAACTCGGCGCTGTACACCCCCGACGGCGAGCTGTTCCCGGGCACCGAGCGGTACACGACGCTCGAGATCGGCGACCTCACGGTCGGTCTCTTCAACGTCGTCCTCCGGGACTTCCACGGGATCACCGACTACCCCGACGAGTACGAGCAGCGGGATCCGGTCGAGACCGCCCGGGAAATGACCGACCTCCTCCGGGAGGAGGAGGGCGCGGACGTCGTCGTCTGCTCGTCGCACACGCCCCACGAGACCCACTTCGAACTCGCCGAGGAGGTCGACGGCCTCGACGCGATCTTCGGCTCGCACTCCCACTACACGATGGACGCGGCGGAGATCCACGAGGGGACCGTCATCAGCGAGGTCGGCTACGCCTACTTCCACCTGGGCGTGATGACTCTCGACGCGGACGGCGACCTCGTGAGCTGGGAGCGGATCGACCTGGACGGGGACGTCGAGCCCGATCCGGAGTTCGAGGAACGGATCGAGGCCCAGTACGACGAACTCGAGGAGGAACTCGCCGAGCCGGTCGGCGAGACGGCCGTCGAACTCACCTCGTCCGGCGCCGTCAACTACGCCCGCGAGAGCCGGCTCGGGAACCTCATCACGGACGCGATGCTCGACGTGCACGACGAGGCCGAGGTCTCGTTCCAGAACGCCGGCGGCATCCGGACGAACACCACCTACGGGCCGGGCGAACTCACCGCAGGGGACGTCCTGAGCGTTCTCCCGTTCGGGAACGAGGTCGTCGTCTTCGAGGCGACCGGCGAGGAGATTCGGCAGGTGCTCGAGAACCGGGTCGACGTCCTGCCCGACAACGCCTTCGGCGCCCAGCAGGCTCAGCAGGTCGGCGGCCTCCAGTTCGAGTGGAGCGGTCACGAGACGGACGAGATCCACGACGTCTACGTCGACGGCGACCCCCTCGAGCCCGACGAGACGTACGTCGTCTCGATGACGGACTACCTGAAGGACGTCGCGGGCGCCTACGAGCCGTTCCGCGACGCGGAGCTCATCTGGGACGCCGGGATCGTCCTCGGTCCGGCCGTCATGGAGTACATCGAGGAGCACAGCCCCGTCGAACCGACGCTCGAGAACCGCATTTTGCGGGTCGACGAGGACGTCGGGAGCCAGCGAGAGGTTGCCCGCCGACGCGGTCGCACGATGCTCCGGTTCGACGTTCCCGAGGGCGCGACCGAAATCGCCGACGAGGAGACGTTCTACGGCCTCGTCTGGGACGACGGCTTCGACCCGGATCCGGAGTACGTCGAGGTCGACGGCGACGAGCTCTGGATCGGCTACGACACCGACGAGTTCCAGCGCTTCCTCGCGGAGACCGACGCCGAGGAGATCCGGATCTTCGGCGGATTCTCCCCCGACGAGGAGCACTACGGCTACACTGGCCCCGACGGAAACCTCCTCGAGCTTCCCGTCGCGGTCGCGTACGACCGCTTCAAGCTGAAGGCGACGATCGACGCGACCTCGCCGTCGCTTCGTTCGGACTGA
- a CDS encoding succinylglutamate desuccinylase/aspartoacylase family protein, producing MTGGTHTAETVTLAQLPSGVAITTTVHTYRGDGDGPTLYVQAAQHGREINGTETLRRFHERLPLNSLSGTIVAVPVANPLTFDHITYTTPEVLDSVNPNMNRVWPGDADGSLHQRMAARLWEYVAEADALVDLHTGSPNMLPHVVFLEGDERSRALAEAFGTDLLLSEEADDDASEEWHRRGFAGKLRVAAANEGIPSITPELAYNKQIVEGAVEEGVDGLLGVCRYLGLLPGDAPEREQTLARNHLGQVIADDSGLFRPKPSLEVGQFVSEGAALGTVYDPTTYEVLQEAVADREGLLYTLTREATVTAGGKLGSVALIREE from the coding sequence ATGACTGGCGGGACCCATACGGCCGAGACGGTGACGCTCGCGCAATTGCCGTCGGGCGTCGCGATCACGACGACGGTACACACCTACCGAGGCGACGGCGACGGACCGACGCTCTACGTGCAGGCCGCCCAGCACGGCCGCGAGATCAACGGCACCGAGACCCTTCGCCGATTCCACGAGCGACTCCCGCTGAACTCGCTGTCGGGAACGATCGTCGCCGTCCCCGTCGCGAACCCCCTGACGTTCGACCATATCACCTACACGACGCCGGAAGTGCTCGACAGCGTCAACCCGAACATGAACCGGGTCTGGCCCGGCGACGCCGACGGGAGCCTCCACCAGCGGATGGCCGCCCGCCTCTGGGAGTACGTCGCCGAGGCCGACGCCCTCGTCGACCTGCACACGGGGAGTCCGAATATGCTCCCGCACGTCGTCTTCCTCGAGGGTGACGAGCGATCCCGCGCGCTCGCCGAGGCGTTCGGCACCGACCTGCTGCTCTCCGAGGAGGCCGACGACGACGCCTCGGAGGAGTGGCACCGCCGCGGTTTCGCCGGAAAGCTCCGCGTCGCGGCCGCGAACGAGGGAATTCCCTCGATCACGCCCGAACTCGCCTACAACAAGCAGATCGTCGAGGGCGCCGTCGAGGAGGGGGTCGACGGACTGCTCGGCGTCTGTCGCTACCTCGGATTGCTCCCCGGCGACGCTCCCGAACGCGAACAGACCCTCGCCCGGAACCACCTCGGCCAGGTCATCGCCGACGATTCCGGCCTATTTCGGCCGAAGCCGTCGCTCGAGGTCGGCCAGTTCGTCTCGGAGGGGGCGGCGCTCGGAACGGTCTACGATCCGACGACCTACGAGGTTCTCCAGGAGGCCGTCGCGGATCGCGAGGGGCTGCTGTACACGCTCACGCGGGAAGCGACCGTCACCGCAGGGGGGAAACTCGGGAGCGTGGCCCTGATTCGCGAGGAGTGA
- a CDS encoding aldehyde dehydrogenase family protein: MTDELPLTPDSGWNALYLGGEWTGPGDRESIAVENPYTREEIATVPAGTPDDVDKAYEAAREAQESWARQPPQRRAGLVTAALEFVRGHREEIVELLALESGSTEVKSDAEIQTARGMMQEAASYPFRMKGQHAESIVPGKENVVERVPAGVVGVISPWNFPFHLSMRAVAPALAAGNGVVLKPASNTPLTGGLLLARIFEEAGVPEGLLGVVPGRGSEIGDSMADHEIPRVLAFTGSTEIGQRVAKQAAGNCALPALELGGNNVHVVTENADLERAVDGGVFGSFLHQGQACISINRHLVHESLYDDYVGTLTERAANLPIGDPKDGDTVIGPVIDETQRDTMLEFVEDTLDAGATLETGGEADGLVVEPTVISDADNDMAAACNEHFGPIAPVIPYSSDEEAIELANDTIHGLSGSVHSEDIEQARTIADGIETGMIHINDQPINDEPHVPFGGMKQSGLGRYNGESILDELTTTKWISVQREPRDYPF; encoded by the coding sequence ATGACCGACGAGCTTCCGCTGACGCCCGACTCGGGCTGGAACGCCCTGTATCTCGGCGGCGAGTGGACCGGCCCCGGCGACCGGGAGTCGATCGCAGTGGAGAACCCCTACACCCGCGAGGAGATCGCGACCGTCCCCGCGGGGACGCCAGACGACGTCGACAAAGCGTACGAGGCGGCCCGCGAGGCCCAGGAGTCGTGGGCACGACAGCCGCCGCAGCGACGGGCCGGACTCGTCACGGCCGCCCTCGAGTTCGTCCGCGGGCACCGCGAGGAGATCGTCGAGTTGCTCGCCCTCGAGTCCGGCAGCACGGAAGTCAAGAGCGACGCCGAGATCCAGACCGCTCGCGGGATGATGCAGGAGGCCGCGAGCTACCCCTTCCGGATGAAGGGCCAGCACGCGGAGTCGATCGTCCCCGGCAAGGAGAACGTCGTCGAGCGCGTCCCGGCGGGCGTCGTCGGCGTCATTTCGCCGTGGAACTTCCCGTTCCACCTGTCGATGCGAGCCGTCGCACCCGCCCTCGCGGCCGGAAACGGGGTCGTGCTCAAACCCGCCTCGAACACGCCGCTCACCGGCGGGCTACTGCTCGCGCGCATCTTCGAAGAGGCCGGCGTTCCCGAGGGACTACTCGGCGTCGTTCCCGGTCGCGGCTCCGAGATCGGCGACTCGATGGCCGACCACGAGATTCCGCGGGTGCTCGCCTTCACCGGTTCGACCGAGATCGGCCAGCGGGTCGCGAAGCAGGCCGCCGGCAACTGCGCGCTGCCCGCCCTCGAACTCGGCGGCAACAACGTTCACGTCGTCACCGAGAACGCGGACCTCGAGCGAGCCGTCGACGGCGGCGTCTTCGGCTCCTTTCTTCACCAGGGGCAGGCCTGCATCTCGATCAACCGCCACCTGGTCCACGAGTCGCTGTACGACGACTACGTCGGGACGCTGACCGAGCGAGCGGCGAACCTGCCGATCGGCGATCCGAAGGACGGCGACACGGTCATCGGGCCGGTCATCGACGAGACCCAGCGCGATACGATGCTCGAGTTCGTCGAGGACACCCTCGACGCGGGCGCGACGCTCGAGACCGGCGGCGAGGCGGACGGCCTCGTCGTCGAGCCGACGGTGATCTCCGACGCCGACAACGACATGGCCGCCGCCTGTAACGAGCACTTTGGTCCGATCGCCCCCGTGATCCCGTACTCGAGCGACGAGGAGGCGATCGAGCTGGCCAACGACACGATCCACGGGCTGTCGGGATCGGTCCACAGCGAGGATATAGAGCAGGCCCGGACGATCGCCGACGGGATCGAGACGGGCATGATCCACATCAACGATCAGCCGATCAACGACGAACCGCACGTCCCCTTCGGCGGGATGAAACAGTCCGGGCTGGGTCGGTACAACGGCGAGTCGATCCTCGACGAACTGACGACGACGAAGTGGATCTCGGTCCAGCGCGAGCCGCGGGATTACCCGTTCTGA
- a CDS encoding HAD family hydrolase — MSTYDAILFDSDGVLVEPPTAETQTEATRAAFRAVGVEDVDQRSLDDVVNGVTVGRLREICTSYDLEPVEFWRAREHHDERSQFEQFDAGNRDRYADVAAIGDLEQPRGVVSNNHHSTIEFVLDAFDLAPLFDTYYGRPKTIESLERKKPNPHYLERALEDLGCETALYVGDGESDVIAADRAGIDSAFVRRPHCADVTLSAAPTYDVETLDDVAEVVAE, encoded by the coding sequence GTGAGCACCTACGACGCGATCCTCTTCGACAGCGACGGCGTGCTGGTCGAGCCGCCCACCGCCGAAACCCAGACCGAAGCGACGCGTGCGGCGTTCCGGGCGGTGGGCGTCGAGGACGTCGATCAGCGGTCGCTCGACGACGTCGTGAACGGCGTCACCGTCGGGCGGCTCCGCGAGATCTGTACGAGCTACGACCTCGAGCCGGTGGAGTTCTGGCGAGCGCGCGAACACCACGACGAGCGCTCGCAGTTCGAGCAGTTCGACGCCGGCAACCGCGACCGGTACGCGGACGTCGCCGCGATCGGGGACCTCGAGCAGCCCCGCGGCGTCGTGAGCAACAACCACCACAGCACGATCGAGTTCGTCCTGGACGCGTTCGACCTCGCGCCCCTGTTCGACACCTACTACGGTCGGCCGAAGACGATCGAGAGCCTCGAGCGGAAGAAACCGAATCCGCACTACCTCGAGCGCGCGCTCGAGGACCTCGGCTGCGAGACGGCGCTGTACGTCGGCGACGGCGAGAGCGACGTGATCGCGGCCGACCGGGCCGGGATCGATTCGGCGTTCGTCCGTCGGCCTCACTGCGCGGACGTTACCCTGTCGGCGGCCCCGACCTACGACGTCGAGACGCTGGACGACGTCGCCGAAGTCGTCGCCGAGTGA
- a CDS encoding ferredoxin: protein MSDDGIQRASEVGSSDAPPVEEKPYKIIFEANKCFGAGKCAEVSDNWEMSIASGIAKPKAYFFGEEALEHNVRAAEVCPAKKDEGCIHVIDRRTDEEIAPDPHGDGTLSVDW from the coding sequence ATGAGCGACGACGGCATTCAGCGTGCGAGCGAGGTCGGCTCGTCGGACGCGCCGCCGGTCGAGGAGAAGCCGTACAAGATCATCTTCGAGGCCAACAAGTGCTTCGGCGCGGGCAAGTGCGCGGAGGTCAGCGACAACTGGGAGATGTCCATCGCTTCCGGGATCGCCAAACCGAAAGCGTATTTCTTCGGCGAGGAGGCCCTCGAGCACAACGTCCGCGCCGCGGAGGTCTGCCCGGCGAAGAAGGACGAGGGCTGTATCCACGTGATCGACCGTCGGACGGACGAGGAGATCGCGCCGGATCCACACGGGGACGGGACGCTGAGCGTCGACTGGTAA
- a CDS encoding CitMHS family transporter: MLGSGLSLGLIGYGAIFLILFLVIGKRLYVVPTLIIVPIVAALVAGFSPEQIASFAEEGLQGIVGITAMFAFAVWYFSIMRDSGMFDPFIVRIVDNIISKPALLTVGTVGLAMVTHLDGAGATTMLITIPALLPLYDALDVDRKILAALVALTAGTMNMVPWGGQVVRGVAAIDPATISNVFNPMIPAQAAGMLSVFAISGYYGRQIRQDLDTVTAFDGVDEESLVEEATDGRDIETDRKWAFNLLLTIAVLGALIAGVTSPEVSFMLGVVIALIVNVPDYERQKDVLESYAPDVMTYVGILFAAGVLIGVLEESGMVTEMANIMVLLIPDVLGARLPIVVAVLSLPARLLFSPDAFYFGVLPVLAETSAAYGHDPVAVVRASLVGQTVGFPVSPFTGATYLLIGLAGIELGEHIKFTLPLMVIPSSVILVVALLLGAIPL; the protein is encoded by the coding sequence GTGCTAGGATCTGGCTTATCACTCGGACTGATCGGGTACGGAGCGATCTTCCTCATCCTGTTTCTGGTCATCGGAAAACGACTGTACGTCGTCCCGACGCTGATCATCGTTCCGATCGTCGCCGCGCTGGTCGCGGGGTTTTCTCCGGAACAGATCGCGTCGTTCGCCGAAGAGGGACTGCAGGGAATCGTCGGAATCACGGCGATGTTCGCGTTCGCGGTCTGGTACTTCAGCATCATGCGCGACAGCGGGATGTTTGATCCGTTCATCGTCCGAATCGTCGACAATATCATCAGTAAACCGGCGCTGCTCACGGTCGGAACCGTCGGACTCGCGATGGTGACGCACCTGGACGGAGCCGGCGCGACGACGATGCTGATCACGATCCCGGCGTTGCTCCCGCTGTACGACGCCCTCGACGTCGACCGAAAGATCCTCGCAGCGCTCGTCGCGCTCACCGCCGGAACGATGAACATGGTCCCGTGGGGCGGACAGGTCGTCCGCGGCGTCGCCGCGATCGATCCCGCGACGATCTCGAACGTGTTCAACCCGATGATCCCCGCGCAGGCCGCCGGGATGCTGTCCGTGTTCGCGATCAGCGGCTACTACGGCAGACAGATTCGTCAGGATCTGGACACGGTAACCGCCTTCGACGGGGTCGACGAGGAGTCACTCGTCGAGGAGGCGACCGACGGACGCGACATCGAGACGGACCGGAAGTGGGCGTTCAACCTCCTCCTGACGATCGCGGTGCTCGGCGCGCTCATCGCTGGAGTCACGTCACCGGAGGTTTCGTTCATGCTCGGCGTCGTCATCGCGCTGATCGTCAACGTGCCCGACTACGAGAGACAAAAGGACGTCCTCGAGTCTTACGCGCCGGACGTGATGACCTACGTCGGCATTCTCTTCGCCGCGGGCGTACTCATCGGGGTTCTCGAGGAGAGCGGCATGGTAACGGAGATGGCGAACATCATGGTCCTGCTCATCCCCGACGTGCTCGGCGCTCGCCTGCCGATCGTCGTCGCCGTTCTGTCGTTGCCCGCTCGACTGCTGTTTAGCCCGGACGCGTTCTACTTCGGCGTGTTGCCCGTCCTCGCCGAGACGAGTGCGGCGTACGGACACGATCCGGTCGCGGTCGTTCGCGCCTCGCTGGTCGGACAGACCGTCGGCTTCCCGGTGTCGCCGTTCACCGGCGCGACCTACCTCCTCATCGGATTGGCGGGAATCGAACTCGGGGAGCACATCAAGTTCACCCTCCCGCTGATGGTGATCCCGTCGTCGGTGATCCTCGTCGTCGCGCTGCTTCTGGGAGCAATCCCGCTGTAG
- a CDS encoding ATP-binding protein, whose protein sequence is MNNSPQTDVDAAVHTRIRQQEVVAELGQQALETDDLDQLMHDTSVAVAETLDNEYAKVLELLPGGDEVFLRQGVGWRDGLVGNATVPTDVDSQAGYTLLSEEPIVVDDLRTEERFSGPELLTSHDVVSGISVIIGSVEEPWGVLGTHTTERREFTEHDANFVQSVANVLASAIENTQTERRFEAIFEDPNILVGLLEPDGTVVDINQTAMEYIDDDLSDVTGEPFWETPWWEEEDEVQTEVKEWTKRAAAGEYVDFETDLTRPNGERYTLSGYFRPVRNDDGDIVSIIVSDRDVTERKERERTLEMRERRLSTLVANVPGMVYRCKNERGWPMEFVSDACKELTGYDPVTLESGDIGWGEDVMIQEDREKLRETIHRQAAKGEPFSETYRIKTADGDVRWVRDYGRSVVDNGEGVIDVEGIISDITERKRLESELKERKRQLEESNERLEQFAYAASHDLQEPLRMVSSYLQLLDRRYEDDLDEDGEEFLAFAVDGADRMRDMIDGLLAYSRVDTQGDPLEPIDLDCLFEEVREDLQVQINESNAEITTDDLPRVEGDDSQLRQVFQNLLSNAIAYSGDEQPRVHVEADCQRRAWKISVHDDGVGIDPADQERVFEVFQRLQTREEHSGTGIGLALCQRIIERHGGRIWVDSEPGEGATFSFTLPAVEES, encoded by the coding sequence ATGAATAACTCTCCTCAGACGGATGTGGACGCGGCGGTTCACACCCGCATCCGTCAGCAGGAGGTCGTCGCCGAACTCGGACAGCAGGCGCTCGAGACTGACGATCTCGACCAGTTGATGCACGATACCTCGGTCGCGGTCGCGGAAACGCTCGACAACGAGTACGCCAAGGTGCTCGAGTTGCTCCCCGGCGGCGACGAAGTCTTCCTTCGACAGGGTGTCGGTTGGCGCGACGGCCTCGTCGGGAACGCGACGGTGCCGACCGACGTGGACTCGCAGGCGGGGTACACGCTGCTCTCCGAGGAACCGATCGTCGTCGACGATCTCCGCACCGAGGAACGGTTTTCCGGTCCCGAACTGCTCACCAGTCACGACGTCGTCAGCGGCATCAGCGTCATCATCGGCTCGGTCGAAGAGCCGTGGGGCGTCCTGGGAACGCATACGACCGAGAGGCGGGAGTTTACGGAACACGACGCCAACTTCGTCCAGAGCGTCGCTAACGTTCTCGCGTCAGCGATCGAAAACACGCAGACGGAGCGACGATTCGAGGCGATTTTCGAAGATCCGAACATCCTCGTCGGACTGCTCGAGCCGGACGGGACGGTAGTGGATATCAATCAGACGGCGATGGAGTACATCGACGACGACCTCAGCGACGTGACGGGCGAACCGTTCTGGGAGACGCCGTGGTGGGAAGAAGAAGACGAGGTTCAGACCGAGGTGAAAGAATGGACGAAGCGAGCAGCGGCCGGCGAGTACGTCGATTTCGAGACCGACCTTACTCGACCGAACGGAGAGCGATACACGCTCAGCGGCTATTTCAGGCCAGTCAGGAACGACGACGGTGATATCGTGTCCATAATCGTCTCGGATCGCGACGTTACCGAGCGCAAGGAGCGCGAACGAACGCTCGAGATGCGCGAGCGACGCCTCTCGACGTTGGTGGCCAACGTTCCCGGAATGGTCTATCGCTGTAAGAACGAGCGCGGCTGGCCCATGGAGTTCGTCAGCGATGCGTGCAAAGAACTGACCGGTTACGACCCTGTCACCCTCGAGAGCGGCGATATCGGATGGGGCGAGGACGTCATGATTCAGGAGGACCGCGAAAAACTGAGGGAGACGATCCACCGGCAGGCGGCGAAAGGAGAGCCCTTCTCCGAAACCTACCGCATCAAAACCGCTGACGGTGACGTGCGGTGGGTCAGAGATTACGGCCGCAGCGTCGTCGACAACGGGGAGGGCGTCATCGACGTCGAGGGAATCATCTCCGATATCACCGAGCGCAAGCGCCTGGAATCCGAACTCAAGGAACGCAAGCGCCAGCTCGAGGAGTCCAACGAGCGCCTCGAACAGTTCGCGTATGCGGCCTCGCACGACCTCCAGGAGCCGCTTCGAATGGTCTCGAGCTATCTTCAGCTCCTCGACCGTCGGTACGAGGACGACCTCGACGAGGACGGTGAGGAGTTCCTCGCGTTCGCCGTCGACGGTGCCGATCGAATGCGCGACATGATCGACGGTCTCCTCGCGTATTCGCGAGTGGATACGCAGGGAGACCCGCTCGAGCCGATCGATCTGGATTGTCTCTTCGAGGAAGTACGGGAAGACCTGCAGGTGCAGATCAACGAGAGCAACGCCGAAATCACGACCGACGATCTTCCTCGCGTAGAAGGTGATGACAGCCAGTTGCGACAGGTCTTCCAAAATCTTCTCAGTAACGCGATCGCATACAGCGGCGACGAGCAACCACGGGTTCACGTCGAAGCCGATTGCCAACGGAGAGCGTGGAAGATCTCGGTTCACGACGACGGTGTCGGTATCGACCCCGCCGACCAGGAGCGCGTCTTCGAGGTGTTCCAGCGACTCCAAACTCGCGAGGAGCACTCCGGCACTGGGATCGGCCTGGCGCTCTGTCAGCGTATTATCGAACGCCACGGTGGACGCATCTGGGTCGATTCCGAACCGGGCGAGGGGGCGACGTTCTCGTTCACGCTTCCCGCGGTCGAGGAGTCGTAG
- a CDS encoding RNA 2'-phosphotransferase, which translates to MTEPIRICDDHGVFATDSGVCPFCDARGTVLLSGDRRRRLSKFASGALRHFPGDAGLALDDRGWTGYGALVEAVERTYEWATAEHVAAVIATDPKGRFERTAGNASADESDELVRAAYGHSVDVSLEPTDTPVPGELYHGTAPENVASILEDGLQPMSRQHVHLSESREEARRVANRHTSNPIILIIDAAGMLADGDRIAKRGTKTYTTDRVPPEYIVEAKPDASVTDD; encoded by the coding sequence GTGACGGAGCCAATTCGCATATGCGACGACCACGGCGTATTCGCGACCGACAGCGGGGTGTGTCCCTTCTGTGACGCACGCGGGACGGTGCTCCTCTCGGGCGATCGACGGCGCCGACTCTCGAAGTTCGCGAGCGGCGCGCTCCGACACTTCCCCGGCGACGCCGGTCTCGCGCTCGACGACCGGGGCTGGACGGGCTACGGCGCACTCGTCGAAGCGGTCGAACGGACGTACGAGTGGGCGACCGCCGAGCACGTCGCGGCGGTGATCGCGACCGATCCGAAGGGGCGGTTCGAGCGGACCGCCGGGAACGCGTCGGCCGACGAGTCGGACGAGCTCGTCCGGGCCGCCTACGGTCACTCCGTCGACGTTTCGCTCGAGCCGACGGATACGCCGGTCCCGGGCGAGTTGTATCACGGAACCGCGCCGGAGAACGTGGCGTCGATCCTCGAGGACGGTCTGCAGCCGATGTCCCGCCAGCACGTCCACCTCTCGGAGAGCCGCGAGGAGGCGCGCCGCGTCGCGAACCGGCACACGAGCAACCCGATTATTCTCATCATCGACGCGGCCGGAATGCTCGCGGACGGCGATCGGATCGCGAAGCGGGGGACCAAGACGTACACGACCGATCGCGTGCCGCCCGAGTACATCGTCGAGGCGAAGCCGGACGCGTCGGTGACCGACGACTGA
- a CDS encoding peptidylprolyl isomerase produces MGNVTATLHTTKGDIEVELYDERAPRTVDNFVGLATGGKTWTDPETGEEVEGEPLYDDVAFHRIIEDFMIQGGDPTETGRGGPGYQFDDEFHDELGHDDAGILSMANSGPDTNGSQFFITLDAQPHLDGRHSVFGEVTDGMDVVREIGSVDTGPNDEPKEDVVLESVDVDYE; encoded by the coding sequence ATGGGCAACGTTACTGCGACCCTGCACACCACGAAGGGCGATATCGAGGTCGAACTCTACGACGAGCGCGCGCCGCGAACCGTCGACAACTTCGTCGGGTTGGCTACGGGCGGTAAAACCTGGACCGACCCCGAGACGGGCGAGGAGGTCGAGGGCGAACCGCTGTACGACGACGTTGCATTCCACCGTATCATCGAGGACTTCATGATCCAGGGCGGCGACCCGACCGAGACCGGTCGCGGCGGCCCCGGCTACCAGTTCGACGACGAGTTCCACGACGAACTGGGCCACGACGACGCGGGTATCCTGAGCATGGCCAACTCCGGACCCGACACCAACGGCTCGCAGTTCTTCATCACGCTGGACGCACAGCCGCACCTCGACGGCCGCCACTCGGTCTTCGGCGAGGTCACCGACGGGATGGACGTCGTCCGCGAGATCGGGAGCGTCGACACCGGCCCGAACGACGAGCCGAAAGAGGACGTGGTGCTCGAGTCGGTCGACGTCGACTACGAGTAG